Within the Gigantopelta aegis isolate Gae_Host chromosome 8, Gae_host_genome, whole genome shotgun sequence genome, the region aacacagtacctaccagccttatgtgcgatggcttaaccacgacaccaccaaggccgattTCTGATCACAAACTGACCAGAGACGAATCCAACAGGGGCCAGCGCCCTCACCCCCTAAAAATTCAAAGACCCCCTTTTTCACAATTTGTGCCAGTGTGTGTTTGGATAATCATAATGTTGGATCAcattcaaagatcaattcatTTTAGAAGCAAACGTTACAACACTGGATAGGTTTTATAAGCAAGTTTACTTTTGTTTGTTCATGGGTATTAGTATCTGTCACATCTAGGATGTTTACTATATTAACTTCATGTGCCCTTTTGTCCttgccctccccctccccccccccccccccccaaaaaaaaaaaaacaaaaaaggttttttttttttttaaattatgactCTTCTCTTGAAGTAGTAATAAGGACTGCTGTGTACAGTACCCACCGGCCTCAGGTAGTGttagtggttaacccatcggacataaggctcgtaggtactgggttcgtctcCTGGTACCGCatcccacccagagcgtgtttaacttctcaatgggtaggtgtatgaccactacactgactagtctctcactaacaactaacccattgttctGGACAAACAGTCCAGACAGTGTGCTTGGACCgtaattggctataagcacggatataacaacaaatgaatgaatgtaccCACCCTTCTGCGAAGCAGTGACGGGATGGTGTAGAGAAATGGATTGAGGGCGGAATTCACTGGCAGAATAAACACTGCTGTCCAGGCATACACCTCTCCGCCAATCTCTGTTCCACTCAGTGCAAGCAGGCCTGATAGAGAATAAAACTCAACTACACTAGAGcagaaatattattatatgatcatcggctacaggatgtcaaacattatatAATTCTGAATTTTAACACGTAGTTTTCCGAGGAAACTGTAcatattgtttttcattagcagcaaagaatctttttttatacacacacacacacacacacacacacacacacacacacaccccacgcTCACatacaaacagaatagcacataccacggtatttgacaTGGCAGTCGTGTGGCACTGCTTGGGAcaacagaaaaaacccaaacaatcagagaatgggtcagCCGAGAGCGCTCTATGTTCGATCAAAGCACcccaggtgagcactctacccactgagcgaGATCTCGtccaaaaacaataaagaacagTTAAGTAGTCACTGAAAACTTATATGGCAATTGGTAACAGCTTTAGAATGGGGGAAAGCTAAAGCGATTGTCTATAGTTAAGCATAGAAAACCCATCAATATCCTCTATTATggaatcataatatttttaattatagatGATACATACAGATTCCGTATCAGAGAGATTCTGTCCCGGATCAGGCTTCTGACTATCCAGAGACGAGatccgggacagacatgctcaaaaccttagtgatatatgagcatgttaaaatataccaCATTCGCATCAGAGAGATCCGTGTTTAAGGCATATTTCAGGATTAAAGAAATGTCATCTTAGAGCCGGACTGTAATTATAACAGATATtccattataaaattataacagaaaatgttaatatatagatatatttttttttatctcaatgTTTTTGAATTTTAAGTAACACATTACGCAGAATCATtactatatacatattgttAAAGAGACACAAACTTACCCATGAGGCAAACAGGGAACCAACAAATAAAATCTGTCAACACAATGAGCGACAGTCGCCTGGCAACCCTCATTTCCTGTGCAGTTCTTACTTTATCGCGTAACACTGAAGTGTTCATCATAGACTTATATATTGCTATCTGGCCAACGGCTATAAAGAGAAACGCTAGAAAGTTGAATCCAATGAAGATGGATGTGGTAAACTGCCACCCTGGACGCTGTTCCGTAGACAGGGGAAGAGGTAAGCAGACGCCATTTTGGCTATAGAGTGCCCACTGGTCCATGGGCGGAATTAGAGGAATTGTTGCTACAACAATAACGACAACCCATACAATGATGGCCGTCGTGATGGCAGAGTGACGTCTGAACCTAATCTGGCCGAAAGGAAACCTGATAACGAGAAATCGGTCGGTGGTTattagacacacaaacacaatagaCGCTTCACTGGATAGCGTGGCGAGAAATCCGGCCATCTTACAGATTATACCGTTTCGCCAGTCCAACTCGTGCCACAGGTACGTTCCTCGATATTTAACATCTGCTGCAGATATGATTATCATGTAGATGCCCATGCAGAAATCGGAAATCCCTAGGTTGGTTACAAACACACTGTACGTCCGACCAACAAATCGCTTGTTGAAAAAGTGTTGATAACTGACGACAACAATGTTGCCCATCAGGGCACAGATGCCAAGAATCCACAGAAATAGTCGCAGAATGGATCGCTGCATAAGATTTTTACATGACGAAATAGAATCCTCTAACGCATGACAATCGTCGCTGTCCATACTGTGTCCAGGCCACAGAGCCTTGCAGCAGAACTTGAATGATGGAGAATACAAGTGTTCCATGCTTTCCAAACCAGAAAACATATTACTGTGAAAGAGTTCTATGGGATTGTTTGTAATATCTAGCACTCTGAGTTGATGCAggttataaaatgtattgtcTGCTACAGAAACTATCTGACTGTCCGAAAGATTTAGATGCAATAAATTATTCAgattttcaaacattttcttTGTGAGGTGTCTTAAAGCGGTGTTAGACAAATCGAGAAGTAGCAGTTTACCAAGGTTAACAAAACTGTACTTGGCAATGCATTCCAAGAATGGATTGTTACTAATTTTAAGGTATTTCAAATTTGCTAAGGTCGCAAAGGTTCGATTGACTAATTTAGTGATATTGTTGTAACTCAGATCTAGGGCATAAAGATTAGGCATTTTTGGAAAGCGTGGCACCATTTTAAGTCCAGAATTGGAGAGATTAAGACTGCCTAGAAAGTGAAAGTTACTCCTTAAACTCTCGAAGTAACTCTGCGGCAGTAGTTGTAGCTTAGCCCCACTGAGGTCTAGTTTGCGTATCTGGTTGTGAAGGTTTGTCCAGTTTCCGTCGAACAGTTCACCGTGGCAGACAACCACTTGACCAGTACAACGACAGGCGGGCGGACAGTGGTCAGAATGGACACAGTGAAGTTCGTCGTCGCCGTTGGGACAGTTCTTCACGCCGTCACAGATGTTGTGCATGCGTAAACAGGTCTTCGTTCCAGAACATCGGAAATACCCCGGACAGGTAAAATTGTCTGGAAGAACAATACAAGTCACGTTGTTACCGTATACAaatcattaaaggcatactgtcactgTGACCGTATTTCtctgaaaatggataataaataaaaattacattaattgttggaaaccaaatctagctatcgcatcaccttaactgtacgatgatggagtaaaatccatgtcatcactctcggcaattttagtttttgaattatggaccattgccataattcaattatttttacaaaatgtcattaataaatggagtatgatggttatgaagatggatgaataaagtatcgaattatatttgttcaggtaatactttgttagaccattaaataggtcagtggtctgtgacaatatgcctttaattttattaaataaatttagacATAATATAAAGCATATATATGTGACAAATCAAAACAGTAAAAAGGAAAGGAACACCTCAGACCATTTTAAAATTCGGCTATATGGCGATTTCGAAACTGAATGGAGAGACCGATAGAAAAAAGGAGAAAGAGagggttttatttgtttgttttatttaacgacgccactagagcacattgatttttaatcttatcatcggctattggacgtcaaacatatggtcattctgacactgttttttagagaaaacccgctgtcgccacataggctactcttttacgataggcagcaagggatcttttatttgcgcttcccacagtaaggatatcacaaaccatggcctttgttgaaccagttatgaatcactggtcggtgcaagtgatttacacctacccaatgagccttgcgtagcactcactcagggtatctggattaaaaatcccatgcctcgactgggattcgaacccagtacctaccagtctgtagtccgatggcttaaccactgcgctaccgaggccggtaagagaaagagagggaacCCGTTGCCACAATGAGATCACGTATATAAATACTATTCACAAACAGTAAGTAACAACGGCTGGCTGCTTTAGAAAATGGATTTTATTAAATCACTACCGACACAGAGTGTTCGTTTAGAAAAGCGAATTTCATACAATTAGTGACATGGATATTTTGTTTGCAAAATTAACTGTTAAattaagtgatttttttttttcgcgtAGAAGCACTGtatattactggattcttttcATGGCTTAAATCAACAAATGAACATGAGACTGGGTGAAAAGGAATAGGTTTAAAATGACATGGCATAGGCTGTATAATAcatagtacatgtatgcattacCGCAGTCCATTTCGTCATTTCCTTGTGGACAGTCCTGTACTCCATTACAAACCAGCTCAGGTGAAATACAGTACTCATTAGTGGAACAGCGGAAGAATTCATCCCGACAGGGGTAATTcgctataaaacatttaaataaaacaagaaatgcatgtgtattttaatttattttatttataaaaatgtataaatataccgtatactaaaacattaaatggTGTCcattaacataaataatacacgCTTACAATAAGCTGTGGCccagttaaaataaataaatataacagtactaatgataataatattaatgatgatgaaatgatgatgatgatgatgatgatgatgatataaaatatatatgtaattaaaaacaacaataaagcCCTCCTACTTCAAGTTCTAAAAACatctgttttaatgttatttaaattaatgtgtATTAATTCCCTTTTTTGTAttaagtatataatatttaaaattccaTAAATGGACAAAGTAACGTGATGGTTTCATAtaacaaaaacagaacaaacCACAGTTATGAAGATGCGTCATGTCTCGTGGTCCGAGGAATCTGCCATATCCATCTGGTATCAGATGACATCTGTACTCCGATTCTGAAAACAGAATAATCTAAAATTAAAACAgatggaagtttgttttgtttaacgacaccactgaagtacactgattaattaagcatcggctattggatgtcaaacatttggtaattctgactcgtagtcatcagaggaaactcgctacatttttcataatgcagcaagggatcttttatatgcacttttccacagacaggaaagcacatacctttatccagttgtggtgtactggttggaacgagaaaaaaaaaccaatcagctgaatggatccacataggtgattcgatcctgcgacgcatgcaCCTCAAGCGTGCACacaaccgactgggctaaatcccgcctcctAAAATAGATGGTGACAGAAAGGTTACACACATTACATGACATAAACGTGCAATGTCTTTTCTTGTGCACCCGCATACATATT harbors:
- the LOC121379985 gene encoding G-protein coupled receptor GRL101-like translates to MHNICDGVKNCPNGDDELHCVHSDHCPPACRCTGQVVVCHGELFDGNWTNLHNQIRKLDLSGAKLQLLPQSYFESLRSNFHFLGSLNLSNSGLKMVPRFPKMPNLYALDLSYNNITKLVNRTFATLANLKYLKISNNPFLECIAKYSFVNLGKLLLLDLSNTALRHLTKKMFENLNNLLHLNLSDSQIVSVADNTFYNLHQLRVLDITNNPIELFHSNMFSGLESMEHLYSPSFKFCCKALWPGHSMDSDDCHALEDSISSCKNLMQRSILRLFLWILGICALMGNIVVVSYQHFFNKRFVGRTYSVFVTNLGISDFCMGIYMIIISAADVKYRGTYLWHELDWRNGIICKMAGFLATLSSEASIVFVCLITTDRFLVIRFPFGQIRFRRHSAITTAIIVWVVVIVVATIPLIPPMDQWALYSQNGVCLPLPLSTEQRPGWQFTTSIFIGFNFLAFLFIAVGQIAIYKSMMNTSVLRDKVRTAQEMRVARRLSLIVLTDFICWFPVCLMGLLALSGTEIGGEVYAWTAVFILPVNSALNPFLYTIPSLLRRRGKDELAFLSQFSPVLRLSRIRRRSFSPDVKFVYAGYPAPNMKSFHDLIKQRMLTPDQIQDLCGYILASLPSLNIRSSGSKHVKIFVKMNGNVLSKVCLNIVDSAADDQEGIEYGISAVLNNLHYNSTDVTSNGDGC